The genome window CGGTTGAGCATGGGTGTGCAGAGCTTTAATCCGGATGAGCTGAAATTTTTGGGGCGCATCCACAACGTTGCGGATGTGCTGGAAAATTTCGCCAACGCCCGAAAAGCCGGTTTTCAGAACATCAATATCGATCTGATGACTGCGTTTCCCGGCATTTCGCACGACTCATTTTTGCGCAGTTTAGCGCAGGCAAAAGCGCTGGCGCCGGAGCACATCGCCTGTTACACGCTCATTTTTGAACCGGGAACCGTATTTTTCAAACGAATGCAGCGCGGCGAATTGACGCCGATGGCGGAGGAAGACGAAGCCGGATATTACGAACTTGCAGCGGAAATTCTCGGCGAAGCCGGTTATCAGCAATATGAAATTTCCAATTTCGCCCGTGAAACAGCGCTGATTTGCCGGCACAATTTGGCATACTGGCAGCATCGCCCGTATTTGGGAATGGGACCTTCGGCGCATTCATTTTACAATAATGCACGATTTAGCAACAAGCGATCGTTGGCTGTTTACCTCAAAAATCTGGCAGCCGGCAAACTGGCAGAAGATTTCCGCGAAGAATTAACGCACGATCAATTAAAATTTGAATATATTTTTCTGAATCTGCGTTTAAAGGAAGGCATGCGTTTCGATCGTTTTGCGCAGCAATTCGGCAGCGATTTTCGTATCGAATTTGCGGCAACCATTGCCAAATTGCAATCGGAAGGATTGATCGAAACCAGCGATTCGCATCTGCGACTATCCACCAAAGGCTGGATGCTCGCGGATGAAGTTGCGGCTTATTTTTAACAGTAAATCTGCAGGTTTTGGCTGGCAATTTTCATCTTCAAACCTGCAAATGGTTTCACCACCAACAACCGGAGGGAAGTTGAAATCACGTATTTTTATGCTGATGTTGCTGATTGCAACCGCATTTTCCGGCATGTTGCCGGCCCAAAACGCCCGCGAAAAACAAGATCCCAACGATATCCGAGAAGAGCAGCAATATCGGCTGGCACAGCGATATCAGCGCAACAGCCAATTCGATTACGTGATTCAAATTCTCAAGCCTTTGTTGCAAAAACGACCCGGGGATGTCCGTTATTACGCCGCATTACTGGATGCCTATCTCAAGTTAAAACAATTTGATAACGCCTTTAATTTGGTAGATGCGCAGGTTTCCCGATACCCGGAAAATCCCCGCTACATTGTTGATGCCGGGGATGTTCGCTACAAATCCGGCGATCAGGCGGGTGCCCGAAAAATCTGGAGTGATTTGCTCAAAAAAGAGTCGAATGACATCAGCGTTTACACCCTTTTGGCGAATGCATATATCGAAAATCGGCTGTATGACGAAACCGTTGTGCTCTATCGCGATGCCATCAAAAAATTTCCCGATAAATCATTTCTGGTCCGCAGTCTTGCCGATTTTCACCGGCAGCGGCTGGAATTTCGCAATGCGCTGGATATGTATTTGCAATATGTTGAGTTAGAGCCGCAAAATTTCCAGAGTGCGGCACGGGCGGTTCTCTCGTTCGAGCTTGAAAATGCCCAAATCGACACGCTTTCCGATATTTTTGAACAGAAAATCCGGCGCAGCAAAGAGCCGCAGGTGCAACTGCTGGCAGCCAAATTTTTCCAGAAACACAAACGCTACGATCAGGCGCTGTCCATTTTGGAATCGTTGGAAACAGACCAGTCATCCGGGCGATATTTGGAAGAATTTGCCCGAACTGCGCGCTCGGATTCATCGTATGCGCTGGCGCTGCGGGCGTATCAGCGCATCATCGAGCGATTCCCGAAATCCAATCTGGCGCTGACGGCTTATCTGGGCGCGGCGCAGTGCAATTTGTCGCTGGCACATGAAAACAGCGATCAAAAATACGCCCGCCAAACGATCGATATGATTAAACAGGTGCAGCAAAAATATCCCGATAACGCCAATCTGGGCAGTTTAGCTTTGCTGGAAGGCGATGTGTATCGCGATTTTTTCTTCGATCTGGATCGGGCAATTGATATTTATAATGATGTTGCAAAACAATACGCCAATCACCGGCGCGTCAGCGATGAGGCGCAGTTCAAATCCGGCGAAAGTTACATGATGCGCGGTGATCTCAATCGCGCCGAAGCCGAACTCGATCAGGTTGGCGAAGGTGCGATGGCCGGTCGGGCGCTGCTGCTGAAAGCGCGAATCGCGATGTATCGCAACGATTTCGACACGGCAAACGAGCTGATCGGGCAGGTGTTGGGTAAAGCGGGCATCGAAGGCGAAGAAACCAACGATGCGCTGGCGCTGCAAACCTTGCTGGTCAACCAATCGCTGGCACCCGATGCACTCAAATTTTATGTTGCGGCAAACTGGCTGCTGTTTCAGCAGAAAAAAAACGAGGCGATTACCCAGCTCCAAAAAGCGCTGGATACCAATCCGCCGGCGCATTTCCGGGTGAAAATTTTGCTGGAAGCTGCACGATTGGCGGAATCTGTCGGTAAATTTCCCGATGCGCTGGAATACTGCAACCGGGTGGTTCAGGATGCGGAATTGAATTTATACGCCGATGAAGCGCTGTTCATCATGGCAACCATCACCGATAACCGACTGAACGATGTGCCGCAGGCGTTCCGGTTGTACGACCAGATTTTGGCGGATTTCCCGAACAGCCAGTTCGCGATTCCGGCCCGCGACCGGCTGCGAAAAATGCGGGTTCAATATCCGGAATTGGTACCGTAGCAGTAGCGACACGGCATGCCGTGTTTCATAAAAAAACGTAAATCTTGAATTTCCAAACAATTACATCATTATGAAAAACAAAATTTTTATCACCATTTCAACCGTCTGGTTTATGTTGTTTCCAACGTTTGGTGGCGCACAGCATCTGTTGATTCCGATGGATTTTGTGCAATCCGATCACCTGAAAGCCTATGGATTGGCGTATTGGACGCTCACCAAAGGCATCAACGTGGAGTGGCTGCTCAATTACCGCAGCGGTGCTTTTTTGATGCCCGCCTTTCCGGGATTGGAAAGCGAATGCCGGATTCGCGGCATCAAATACGAGCTGGTTGGTCCAACGGAAGTGAACAATATTTACGCCACCATCGAAGGCGAAAATATGGAACGGGTGCTGCTGGAAAAAGCGCCCAAAATTGCCATTTATACACCCACCAACAAACAACCCTGGGATGATGCCGTAACCCTCGCGCTCACTTACGCCGAGGTGCCGTATGACAAAATTTATGACGATGAAATGCTGGACGGAAAACTGAGCGAATACGACTGGCTGCACCTTCACCACGAAGATTTTACCGGACAGTACGGCAAGTTTTACAGCGCATTTCGCAATGCGGCGTGGTATCAGGAAGAAGTGCGGGTGAATGAAGCGATGGCCCACAAACACGGATTTTCCAGCGTTTCCGAGCTGAAAAAAAGCGTGGCGCGGGAGATCAAACAATATATTGTTGGCGGCGGCTTCATTTTTGCGATGTGCTCCGCAACGGATGCGCTCGATATCGCGCTTTCCGCGGAAGGGGTGGACATCGTTGAAACACCGTTCGACGGCACGCCGATTCAGGGTAACTATCAGCAGGCACTGGACTTTAGCAAAACGCTGGCATTCGAAAATTTCAAATTGTATCCCGATCCGAATTTATACGAATTTTCCGATATCGATATTCCGCCGAGTTATGCGCCGCGCATCCGCGATCCCGAAATGGACTATTTCACCCTGTTCCAGTTTTCGGCGAAATACGATCCGGTGCCAACAATGCTCACCCAAAATCATGTGAGTGTGGTGAAAGGTTTTATGGGACAAACCACGATGTTCAATCGCGCCAAAATCAAGCCGTCGATTGTGGTGATGGGCGAGGTGGAAGGCACGGACGAAGTGCGCTACATTCACGGAAATGCCGGAAAAGGCACCTTCACATTTTACGGCGGACACGATCCGGAGGACTACACCCACGCCGTCGGCGATCCGCCCACCCAGTTGGAATTGCACAAAAATTCACCCGGTTACCGGCTGATTCTCAACAACGTGCTGTTCCCGGCTGCGAAAAAGAAGAAGTTGAAAACGTGAAAAACGAGCGTGTTCGAGTGTTATCGTGTTGCAGTTTGCCGGTGCACCAGCACCACTGAAATACGTGAACACTCAAACATTTCCGTTCACTTACAAAACCATTCCTTATTTGAATTCCGGGCGAACATATCGTAAATTAAGCGTCTTTACAATGAATGCTGAGGAAGTAAAAACCCGGAATTATGCTAAAATTAAAACCCTCCTTTTATGAACTGCCGGAATTCCGTCAGTTGCTCACGCTGATCAACACCGGAAAGCCTGTGCGCCTGCGCGGGATTTATGGCTCGTTTCTGGCGTTTGTCATCAATTTTATTCGCGAACACCACGAAAAACCGCAATTGATTGTGCTGCCGGAAGCCGACGAAGCCGAAAAACTGGTGGACGATCTGCGGGCATTTATGCCGGAATCGCACGCGGTGTATTTCCCGTCTGCGGAAGTTGTGCCGTTCGATAAAGGCATGTTCACACCCGCGCTATACAGCATGCGAATGAATGCGCTGGCGGCAGCAGTGGAGCAACCTGCGCCGGTGCTGGTCACCACGCCGCCGGGATTGTTGCGCCGCGTGCCAATGCCGCAATCGTTTCAGCGGAACATTGTGCGGCTGAAAGTCGGTGAAGATTTCGAGCGGGAATTGCTGATCGAATGGCTGGCGGAAAGCGGTTACATTCGCATGCCGATTATCGAAGAAATCGGGCAGTTCAGCGTTCGCGGCGGCATTCTGGATGTGTTCTCGTTTGAATCGGAAGTGCCCTGTCGCATCGAATTTTTTGGCGACACCATCGAGTCTTTGCGGGAATTTGACGTGCTTTCGCAGTTATCGATCGATCAGGTGCCGCAGGTGCGGCTGCTCGGCAAATCGCCGGAAGATACCGACACCGCAACCATTTTTGACTATTTTTCGAAAAACAACATCCTGTTTTGGGAAGATCCTGCCCGTTGCAAAATTGCCCTGCAAAATTGGTGGGAAGATGCCGCCGCCCGGTTCGATACCCACGGAAAAGATCTCGGTTTCACCGAACCGGACCAGGCGTATTTGAACGCGAATGAATTTGAAACAGCCGTCACAAAACTGCAACCGCTCACCCACGAACACCTCGGCAATCGCGGACAATCCGATCTGGATTTTCAATCGACACCGCCAGCGGCGTTCCACGGCAACATGAAATTGCTGGTCGATCACCTGCAGCGAACGCTCATCAAACCGCCGCAAAACGAACGCCGGGAAATCTGGCTGCTGCACGACGGAAAAGCATCGCGCAACAGGTTGGAAGATATTCTCGCGGCGGAAGTCGGGTTTATTCCACCGATGCAATTTTACGATGGCGAACTGCACGACGGTTTCGCGCTGCCGCAGCACAATCTGGAATGCCTCACCGATCACGAAGTATTCAATCGCCTGCGGATGCGCCGCAAAAAACGGCGGCTTCGGGTTTCCGGAAGTTTGATCCGGAATCTGCAAACTATGGAATACGGCGATTACGTGGTGCACATCGATTACGGTGTGGGCAAATACGTGGGCACGGAGCGCATCAAAGTGGTCGGGTTCGAGAAAGAATGCATCAAGCTGCTTTACCTCGATGACGACGTGCTTTACGTAACGCTGGACAAACTCAACCGCATTCAGCGATACGTCAGCGAAGAAGGTTTCACGCCAAAACTGACCAAACTCGGCAGCGCGGAATGGGAACGGGTGAAAAGCCGCACCCGAAAATCCGTGGAAGGCGTGGCGCGGGAATTGGTGGAATTGTATGCCAAACGACTCTCACAACAGGGATTCGCATTCAGCGAAGATACGCTTTGGCAAAAGGAAATGGAAGCATCGTTCCCGTTTGAAGATACGCCGGATCAGGCCAAAGCCGCCGCCGAAGTAAAGCAGGATATGGAAAAAATTAAACCGATGGATCGCCTCGTTTGCGGCGATGTCGGTTACGGCAAAACCGAAATCGCGGTTCGTGCCGCTTTCAAAGCGGTGATGGAAGGAAAGCAGGTTGCCGTGCTCGTGCCCACCACCATTTTGGCGCAGCAGCATTTCAACACCTTTTCGGAACGGGTGGCTAATTTTCCGGTCCGGGTGGAAGTGGTGTCACGTTTCCGCAGCAAAAAGGAGCAAAAAGAGGCGCTGGATAAACTGGAACGTGGTCAGGTGGATATCATCATCGGTACCCATCGTCTGCTTTCTAAAGATGTGAAATTTAAGGAATTAGGGCTTCTGGTTATCGATGAAGAACAGCGATTTGGCGTGACCCACAAAGAGAAATTGAAACAGCTCAAGATTAATGTGGATACGCTGACACTCACCGCGACGCCGATTCCCAGAACGCTGCACATGTCGCTGATGGGCGCGCGCGATTTATCGATTGTGGATACGCCGCCGGGCAACCGCCTGCCGATCATGACCGAAATTACCACATGGGATTCCGAACTGGTTTACAAAGCGATCACCTACGAAATGAATCGCGGCGGACAGGTATTTTTTGTGCACAATCGCGTGCAAAGCATCGATGCGGTTGCGAATACCGTGAAAGCCATCGTCCCGAAAGCGCGCATTGCCGTTGCCCACGGGCAAATGAACGAGCACGAGCTGGAAGACATAATGGATCGCTTTTACCACAAAAAATACGACGTGCTCATCGCCACAATGATCATCGAAAACGGGGTGGATATTCCCAATTGCAACACGATTATCATCAACCGGGCGGATCGGTTCGGGCTGGCGCAATTGTATCAGTTGCGCGGACGGGTCGGGCGATCGGATCGCCAGGCGTACGCTTATTTGATCATCCCGCCACAGGAACGCCTTAGCGATACCTCGCTGAAACGGCTGTACGCCATCGAGGAATTTGGCGATCTCGGCTCCGGGCTGAAAATCGCGATGCGCGATCTGGAAATTCGCGGTGCGGGCAATTTGCTCGGGCACAAACAAAGCGGGTTCATCAACGCGGTCGGTTACGATTTGTATCGCAAAATTTTGCAGGAAGCCGTGGAAGCCATCCAAAACGAAACGCTGCCGGAAAACTTCCTCGAAGATCGCATGCCGCGCGTGGATGCATCGGTGGAAATTGATGTGGAAATGTATCTGCCGGATGATTACATCGGCGCGCCGAATGAGAAGGTGATTATCTATCACCGGTTGGTGAATCTCGATGAAATGACCATGATCGACAACCTGGTTTCTGAACTGCGCGACCGTTTCGGGCCGTTGCCGGAACCTGCCGAACGGTTGGTGGAAATGGTCAAAATCAAAAAACTGGCGTCGCGATTGTTCATCAAATCCGTGAAAGTCAGCAAACAAAAAATGATACTGGTTTTCGACGAACGTGCCACCGCAAAAGATGCGTTTATCGAAAAACAATTGCCAAAATATATCGACCAGACAATAGCGCCGCTAAAATTTGTGCAAACGGAACAATTGAAAGCACATGTTACGTTAAAAGGTCGCGATGACAACGACCGCATCAGCTTTGCTAAATTTTTCTTGCAGAATATATGAGGCAAACATAACTTAGAGATTGCGCCATCTGGAACAAAGTCAATGGAAAATTTGTGAGGCCAAAAATGAAAAATATGAAAAAATGGATTGTCGCTTGCACGGCTGCGCTGCTGCTGTCCGTGGTTTTGAACAGTTGCGGCGATAGCCAAAAACCGGATGACACAGCCATTGTCGCTGAAGTCGGCGATTACAAAATTACCGTCGCGGAGCTGAAAAACCGCCTCGAACAGGATTATAAAGACAAAGCCATCAGCGAAATTACCGCCGAAGAAAAACAGCAGTCACTGGATAAACTGATCGATGTTCGCCGGAAAGCGGTGTGGGCTGTTCGCCAGCAACTGGAAAAAGATCCGGCGTATCAGACGGAGCTGGAAAAATTTTCCGATCGCACGCTTGCAATGAGTTTGTATCAGGAAAAAGTGATCGACGAGATGTTCCCCAGCGCCATGATGGAAAAATATTACGACTGGTTTTTCACCGATGTGAAAGCGGTTGTGGTAAAAATCGGATTTCGCGGCGCGGGAATCAACGAAGACCGCAGCGAAGCGGAAGCTTACGAACTCGCTGAAAAATACGCCAGCGAACTGGCAATCAGTCAGGATGCGGTGCTGGCCGCCAAAACGCTATCCGAAGGCAACAAAAAAGCCGTGCTTGCCAATCCCTACACCATCGGGCGAATGCCGATGAAAGGCGACAGCCTGATATTTAACACCGCGGTCGGCAGCGTTGGCGGACCCGTCAAATTGTCGGAAGCGCTGGTTTTGGTGAAGGTATTGGAGAAACAAACGCGCGAAAAAGATCGCACACTCGATAGCGTTCGCGGCGAACTGCTGCGCATTTTCCGGGGGCAGCAGCGCAACGAAGAAGCGAGCAAATTTAATGCATTATCTGAACAATTCCGGAGAAAATACAACGCTATTGCATACGATGCCGGAATAAATGAGTTGGTGAACACCATCAACCAATGGGGAAAATCGCCGCAACCGAAAATTACGGATTTCAGCGATGAGCAACGAAAAATTATCATCGGCGAGGTTCAGGGCGAACCCATCTACTCCGGTGGTTTCCTCGATTTTGCGAGCGATATGCTGACCCGCGATTACAGCGTTATTGGCAATTTCAGCAGCATCAAAGAGCGATTCTTGATGCAGGAACTCAATTTGAGAAGCTGGGTTTTGGAAGCAAAAGCAGCAGGGCAGGACAAAAATCCGAAATATCTGGAAGAAATGGAACGCTTCACTTTGGGCCGGTTAGCCCGGATGATCGAAGATAAAGAAGTGAACGAGCATGTGACGGAAGTGACGGAAGCGGAGATCGAAACGTATTACCGGGAAAATCCCGATAAATTTAGCGCCCCGGCGCGCGTCGAGGTTTGGCAGATTGTCGTAAACGCGCAGCCCGTTGCCCAACAAGTTTACGAACGCGCCCGCAACGGCGAAGATTTTAAAGCGCTGTATGATGAATTTGTCGGGAAAGCAAATGTGCCGGTGACCCATCGATATGAATTGGGAATGATTACCCCGACGCACCGGATGAAAGAAATCGCGGATGCCGCATTTGCAGCCGGTGGAAACAACCTCACCCAACCTGTTGAATTTAATAATAGTTACCACATTATTAAAACCGGCAAGTTTGAACCTGAAAAAGTAAAAGATCTGGCATCTGTGCGAAGCTCTGTTCAGGCGGCGGTGCTGAATGAAAAACGCGGCAAACGCCGCGAACAGGTCGAATCGGAAATCAGCGCAGCAGTCAGCGCAGAAGTTCACAGCGATGTGCTAAAGGCAATCGGTTGATGAGGAATAAAACAATGCGGCGTATCGTACCATTAATTTTCGTAGTGCTGATGTTGGCAGCATGCAGCAGCGACCAGCCCAAACCCGGCGAAATTGTCGCTCGCGTGGGTGATACCTATTTGCTTCGCGATGTCGTTCTGCAACTCATTCCCGAAAGTTTGAGCGGATCGGAACGGGAGTTTTTTATCAAAAAAATTGTTGAGCAATGGGTGGACAGCCACACATTTGCAGCCGCTGCGGTGGAAGACGGTATTGCCCTCAACACCCGCGATCGCTGGCAAATTGAAAAACTGGAAGCCGAAATGCTCGCCAATCACTATCTGAATATGAAAGTACGCAACGATTTTCCGGTGACCGATCGCGAAATCGAAGATTATTACACAGCCAATCCCGAACAATTTCGCCGCAGCAAAGATGAAGTTCACCTGGTTCACCTGTTTTTTGAGCAATTGGATAACGCCATCGTCGATGAAATCAAAAGCTCAAAAGACCTGCTGGAAGTGATCGAAAAAAATTATCTCGATACCCAGATTACCCGATCGGTAGAGCCAAACGGCGATCTGGGTTTTCTGCCGGTCGAGCAAATTCGCCCG of Calditrichia bacterium contains these proteins:
- the hemW gene encoding radical SAM family heme chaperone HemW, giving the protein MVNVEHPVPVTPEGAGLYVHVPFCEQKCEYCDFYSLTQLDQIEAFTEALLTEMELRAPQFSGVQFSTVFFGGGTPSLLSPAQLTRIWQRMTALFDIHPNAECSIESNPGTLSFEKLQTFRDLGFNRLSMGVQSFNPDELKFLGRIHNVADVLENFANARKAGFQNINIDLMTAFPGISHDSFLRSLAQAKALAPEHIACYTLIFEPGTVFFKRMQRGELTPMAEEDEAGYYELAAEILGEAGYQQYEISNFARETALICRHNLAYWQHRPYLGMGPSAHSFYNNARFSNKRSLAVYLKNLAAGKLAEDFREELTHDQLKFEYIFLNLRLKEGMRFDRFAQQFGSDFRIEFAATIAKLQSEGLIETSDSHLRLSTKGWMLADEVAAYF
- a CDS encoding tetratricopeptide repeat protein; this translates as MKSRIFMLMLLIATAFSGMLPAQNAREKQDPNDIREEQQYRLAQRYQRNSQFDYVIQILKPLLQKRPGDVRYYAALLDAYLKLKQFDNAFNLVDAQVSRYPENPRYIVDAGDVRYKSGDQAGARKIWSDLLKKESNDISVYTLLANAYIENRLYDETVVLYRDAIKKFPDKSFLVRSLADFHRQRLEFRNALDMYLQYVELEPQNFQSAARAVLSFELENAQIDTLSDIFEQKIRRSKEPQVQLLAAKFFQKHKRYDQALSILESLETDQSSGRYLEEFARTARSDSSYALALRAYQRIIERFPKSNLALTAYLGAAQCNLSLAHENSDQKYARQTIDMIKQVQQKYPDNANLGSLALLEGDVYRDFFFDLDRAIDIYNDVAKQYANHRRVSDEAQFKSGESYMMRGDLNRAEAELDQVGEGAMAGRALLLKARIAMYRNDFDTANELIGQVLGKAGIEGEETNDALALQTLLVNQSLAPDALKFYVAANWLLFQQKKNEAITQLQKALDTNPPAHFRVKILLEAARLAESVGKFPDALEYCNRVVQDAELNLYADEALFIMATITDNRLNDVPQAFRLYDQILADFPNSQFAIPARDRLRKMRVQYPELVP
- a CDS encoding asparagine synthetase B, with the translated sequence MLFPTFGGAQHLLIPMDFVQSDHLKAYGLAYWTLTKGINVEWLLNYRSGAFLMPAFPGLESECRIRGIKYELVGPTEVNNIYATIEGENMERVLLEKAPKIAIYTPTNKQPWDDAVTLALTYAEVPYDKIYDDEMLDGKLSEYDWLHLHHEDFTGQYGKFYSAFRNAAWYQEEVRVNEAMAHKHGFSSVSELKKSVAREIKQYIVGGGFIFAMCSATDALDIALSAEGVDIVETPFDGTPIQGNYQQALDFSKTLAFENFKLYPDPNLYEFSDIDIPPSYAPRIRDPEMDYFTLFQFSAKYDPVPTMLTQNHVSVVKGFMGQTTMFNRAKIKPSIVVMGEVEGTDEVRYIHGNAGKGTFTFYGGHDPEDYTHAVGDPPTQLELHKNSPGYRLILNNVLFPAAKKKKLKT
- the mfd gene encoding transcription-repair coupling factor translates to MLKLKPSFYELPEFRQLLTLINTGKPVRLRGIYGSFLAFVINFIREHHEKPQLIVLPEADEAEKLVDDLRAFMPESHAVYFPSAEVVPFDKGMFTPALYSMRMNALAAAVEQPAPVLVTTPPGLLRRVPMPQSFQRNIVRLKVGEDFERELLIEWLAESGYIRMPIIEEIGQFSVRGGILDVFSFESEVPCRIEFFGDTIESLREFDVLSQLSIDQVPQVRLLGKSPEDTDTATIFDYFSKNNILFWEDPARCKIALQNWWEDAAARFDTHGKDLGFTEPDQAYLNANEFETAVTKLQPLTHEHLGNRGQSDLDFQSTPPAAFHGNMKLLVDHLQRTLIKPPQNERREIWLLHDGKASRNRLEDILAAEVGFIPPMQFYDGELHDGFALPQHNLECLTDHEVFNRLRMRRKKRRLRVSGSLIRNLQTMEYGDYVVHIDYGVGKYVGTERIKVVGFEKECIKLLYLDDDVLYVTLDKLNRIQRYVSEEGFTPKLTKLGSAEWERVKSRTRKSVEGVARELVELYAKRLSQQGFAFSEDTLWQKEMEASFPFEDTPDQAKAAAEVKQDMEKIKPMDRLVCGDVGYGKTEIAVRAAFKAVMEGKQVAVLVPTTILAQQHFNTFSERVANFPVRVEVVSRFRSKKEQKEALDKLERGQVDIIIGTHRLLSKDVKFKELGLLVIDEEQRFGVTHKEKLKQLKINVDTLTLTATPIPRTLHMSLMGARDLSIVDTPPGNRLPIMTEITTWDSELVYKAITYEMNRGGQVFFVHNRVQSIDAVANTVKAIVPKARIAVAHGQMNEHELEDIMDRFYHKKYDVLIATMIIENGVDIPNCNTIIINRADRFGLAQLYQLRGRVGRSDRQAYAYLIIPPQERLSDTSLKRLYAIEEFGDLGSGLKIAMRDLEIRGAGNLLGHKQSGFINAVGYDLYRKILQEAVEAIQNETLPENFLEDRMPRVDASVEIDVEMYLPDDYIGAPNEKVIIYHRLVNLDEMTMIDNLVSELRDRFGPLPEPAERLVEMVKIKKLASRLFIKSVKVSKQKMILVFDERATAKDAFIEKQLPKYIDQTIAPLKFVQTEQLKAHVTLKGRDDNDRISFAKFFLQNI
- a CDS encoding peptidyl-prolyl cis-trans isomerase → MKNMKKWIVACTAALLLSVVLNSCGDSQKPDDTAIVAEVGDYKITVAELKNRLEQDYKDKAISEITAEEKQQSLDKLIDVRRKAVWAVRQQLEKDPAYQTELEKFSDRTLAMSLYQEKVIDEMFPSAMMEKYYDWFFTDVKAVVVKIGFRGAGINEDRSEAEAYELAEKYASELAISQDAVLAAKTLSEGNKKAVLANPYTIGRMPMKGDSLIFNTAVGSVGGPVKLSEALVLVKVLEKQTREKDRTLDSVRGELLRIFRGQQRNEEASKFNALSEQFRRKYNAIAYDAGINELVNTINQWGKSPQPKITDFSDEQRKIIIGEVQGEPIYSGGFLDFASDMLTRDYSVIGNFSSIKERFLMQELNLRSWVLEAKAAGQDKNPKYLEEMERFTLGRLARMIEDKEVNEHVTEVTEAEIETYYRENPDKFSAPARVEVWQIVVNAQPVAQQVYERARNGEDFKALYDEFVGKANVPVTHRYELGMITPTHRMKEIADAAFAAGGNNLTQPVEFNNSYHIIKTGKFEPEKVKDLASVRSSVQAAVLNEKRGKRREQVESEISAAVSAEVHSDVLKAIG
- a CDS encoding peptidyl-prolyl cis-trans isomerase; protein product: MRRIVPLIFVVLMLAACSSDQPKPGEIVARVGDTYLLRDVVLQLIPESLSGSEREFFIKKIVEQWVDSHTFAAAAVEDGIALNTRDRWQIEKLEAEMLANHYLNMKVRNDFPVTDREIEDYYTANPEQFRRSKDEVHLVHLFFEQLDNAIVDEIKSSKDLLEVIEKNYLDTQITRSVEPNGDLGFLPVEQIRPEFQKAIRGTKTGLIYGPVKTSLGYHYLQVIDRQPAESIRSLSLVTPEIRNLLIAAKRHDLIRDAKESARKNFKAETFYENIL